The region ACTTGAGCAGAATTCTCATTTTCTTGGTGTTTTGCACCATACTTAATGGCTTTTTCTAAAAAAGTTAAATCACTTCCGTCTTTAAAGAAATATTGTGCACGATGTGTATCTCCTAGCTCGTCAAAACCTCCAGCTAAAGCTAAATTCTCAAACGCTTTTTTATTAGCAGCACGCAAATCAATTCGTTTTGCTAAATCAAAAATTGAGGTGTAAGGTCCATCTTTTTTTCGGTTTTCGACTATAGTCATTACTGCGCCATGACCCACTCCTTTTATGGCTCCCATTCCAAATCGTACCGCATTATCTTTATTTACAGAAAACTTGTAAAAAGATTCGTTGACATCTGGACCTAATACAGATAATTTCATACGCTTACACTCTTCCATAAAAAACGTCACCTGTTTGATGTCATTCATATTATTAGAGAGTACTGCTGCCATATACTCTGCTGGATAGTGTGCTTTTAAATAGGCTGTTTGGTAGGCAATCCAAGCGTAACACGTCGAGTGCGATTTGTTAAAGGCGTAACTGGCGAATGCTTCCCAATCTTTCCAAATTTTTTCAAGCTTTTTGGCATCATGTCCTTTTGCACTAGCCTGCTCAATAAATTTGGGTTTCATTTTATCCAAAACCGCAATTTGCTTTTTACCCATTGCTTTACGCAAGACATCTGCTTCACCTTTGGTAAAGTCTGCTAGTTTTTGTGACAATAACATCACTTGCTCTTGGTAGACTGTAATCCCATAGGTCTCTTTTAAGTACTCTTCCATTGCTGGTAAGTCGTACTCGATATCTTCATCACCATGTTTTCTGCGCACAAAACTTGGGATGTATTCCATAGGACCAGGTCTGTAGAGTGCATTCATTGCTATTAAATCGTCAAAAACCGTAGGTTTTAAATCTTTTAAGTGCTTCTGCATTCCTGGTGATTCATATTGAAATACACCAACGGTTTCACCACGCTGAAATAACTCAAACGTCTTAGCATCGTCAAGCGGGAAGTTTTCTGGATCCAGTTGAATATCATGTTTTGCTTTTACAATCTTAACCGTATCTTTTATTAATGTTAAGGTTTTTAATCCTAAAAAGTCCATTTTAAGTAAACCAGCATCTTCAACAACCGAGTTATCAAACTGTGTAACATACAGATCGGAATCTTTTGCAGTAGCTACAGGAACAAACTTGGTGATATCGTCTGGAGTAATAATAACACCACATGCGTGAATACCAGTATTTCTAACCGACCCTTCTAAGGTTCTTGCTAGGTTTACTGTTTCTGCTTCTAGATCATCACCTTCAGATATATTTAACAACTGATTGACTTTTTCTAAATCTTCTGCTCTGAATTTTTGCCCTAATTCTTTTTCACTTAAACCAAATATTTTTCCAAGCTTAGACATGGTTGGAATCAACTTAGCTATTCTATCTGCATCAAACAATGGTAAATCTAATACTCGTGCAGTATCACGAATACTAGATTTTGCAGCCATAGTCCCATAAGTAATGATTTGTGCGACTTGGTTACTTCCGTATTTTTCAATAACATAATCCATGACACGACTTCGACCTTCGTCATCAAAATCGATATCAATATCTGGCATACTTATACGGTCAGGATTTAAAAAACGCTCAAAAAGTAAGTTGTACTTCAAAGGATCAATGTTGGTAATCCACAAACAATAGGCTACAACAGATCCTGCAGCACTACCACGTCCAGGACCAACAGACACATCCATATTTCTGGCTTCACGTATAAAATCTTCTACAATTAAGAAATAGCCTGGATATCCTGTATTTTCAATGACTTCAAGTTCAAAATCTAGTCGTTCTTTAATTTCATCTGTTAAATCTTCACCATATCGTTTTTTTGCTCCTTCGTATGTTAGATGTCGTAAAAAGGCATTTTCACCTCGTTTACCACAATCTTTTTCGTCCTCTTCATGTTTAAATTCTTCAGGAATGTCAAAAGCTGGTAATAAGACTTCTCTTGCTAATTGATACCCTTCTATTTTATCTACAACGTCTTGGATATTACTAATAGCTTCTGGTACATCTTTAAACAGTGCTTTCATCTCTTCTTGAGACTTAAAGTAATAGTCTTGATTAGGTAATCCGTATCGATATCCTCGACCTCTACCTATTGGAGTCGCTTGTTTTTCACCATCTTTAACACATAATAAAATATCATGTGCATTGGCATCTTCTTGTTTGGCGTAATACGTATTATTAGTTGCAACAAGTTTAATATTATGCTGTTCAGAAAATTTGATTAACGTAGGATTTATGCGGTTTTCGTCTTCTTGATTATGGCGCATCAACTCGATATACAAATCATCCTGAAATAATTCTTTCCACCATAGTAAAGCTTCTTCTGCTTGGTTTTCACCTACATTTAAAATCTTGCTTGGGACTTCGCCATATAAATTTCCTGTTAAACAGATTAAATCATCTTTATACTGTTCGATTAACTTTTTATCGATTCTTGGCAGATAATAAAAGCCATCCACAAAAGCATGAGACGATAGCTTCGCTAAATTATGATATCCATTTTTGTTTTTTGCTAATAACACTATTTGATAACCATTGTCTTTTCTGGTTTTATCTAAGTGATCTTCGCAAACAAAAAACTCGCAACCAATTATAGGTTTTATTTTTTTTACAGTTGTAGTTTCACCTTTTTCTTCTGCTTCTGCAATTTTAGCTTCAACAGATTTGTTGTGTTTATTTACTGCATTAACAAAATGAAAAGCTCCCATCATGTTAGCATGATCTGTTAACGCAACCGCTTCCATATTGTGGGACGCAGCTTCTGCAACTAAATCTGCAACACTCATAGTAGACTGTAAAACAGAAAATTGTGAGTGGTTATGAAGATGTACAAAATTAGCCGATTTTAGCTCTTGTACATTTTCTTTTATAGTTTCTGAAGAAATATCTGATGCTTCTTCCTTTTGAAGCCTTGCATTAATCTTAGCACTTTCTTTTTTAAGATTGATGTGCTTAAGACCTATTAACTGTATTGGTTGTGGGTTTTCACGATTAAACCTCTCAAAATAATCGGGTTGAACGTCTAGTTCTTCCTTTGTAAACTCTTTACGTCTAATTAATTCTAAAAAACAACGTGTTGTAGCTTCAACATCTGCTGTAGCATTGTGCGCTTCAGCAAATGGTTTATTAAATAAAAACTGATGCAACTCAGTTAACGTTGGTAATTTAAATTTTCCGTAACGTCCACCTGGAATTTTACAAAGCTCTGCAGTATGTTCAGTACAAGTATCTAAAACAGGAAGTTCCTGAAGTTGATTTGCAATATCCATTCGAACAAACTCGGCTCCCATGATATTTAAATCAAACTTGACATTTTGACCAACTACAAATTTGGTTTTGCTTAATGCAATATTAAATTTTTCTAAAACGTCTAAAAGTGGTACACCTTGCTCTTGTGCTAACTCTGTAGAAATCCCATGAATTTTCTCCGCATCATAAGGAATATTAAACCCATCAGGTTGTACTAAATAATCCTGACTCTCGATACAATTACCCATCTCGTCATGTAATTGCCATGCAATTTGAATACATCTTGGCCAATTATCTACGTCTGTAATTGGTGCATCCCAACGTTTTGGTAATCCTGTAGTTTCGGTATCAAAAATTAAATACATTGAAGAGTTTTAGTGATTTATTGCTAAAAAAATATGAGCTTATAAAAATACAGAGAATATTCCCTTTTTTAAAGTGAAGTTATAAACAGTTGTAAACAAAAAAAAAGCCAACTGAAAATCAGTTGGCTTTATTAAATATTTAGTTAGAATTATGACACTAATTCTTCGTGAACTTTCTCGGTATTAATTGCTGCTTGGATTGCATTTCTATGCTTCATTAATAAACTATCGATTGTTGGTGGCAAGTCGTTTTCTTTCATTAACTCGTCGTAAGTCTCAAGACTTGCTTCCTCACCTCTAATAGCTTCTTCCAAAATGGCTTCTTCATTATTAGATGAAAATGTTGATTTTAATGTCATCCAATTTCTATGCATCGCCCCTTTAAAACTTCCTGAATCTTCTGGGATTTGACCATATTGTAAGATTTCCGTTCTTAATTCTTTGGCAAATTCACTTCTTTCTGATGCACGTCTTTTAAAGAACATTTTTAACCTATCATTATCTACATTATCTACAGCATTTAAATATCCTTTTTCAGCATCGTAATTTTTGATTAGTAATTCGTTTAATTTTTTAGAAATTTCTTCTGTGTACTTCATAATATCTTTTATCATTTTTAAAATTTCAATATATTTTTTTAACGATGTGTATTGTTTCACATCTTCATACTTAATATAACAGATATAGACGCTTATGTCAAGTGATTTAACAGTGTTTATGATGCTTTTAAGAGTATTTAACAAAAAAGCCAACGCAAATGCGTTGGCTTTTTTATATAGTTATATTATAGTTTAATTTGAACAATCTCCAAGCGAATCTATTATAGTCTGTATTGACCCATCTTCGTCACCACAGGCTTGTTTTTTAACCTGAAGTGCTGTTTTGTAGGCCTCACAAAAACCTGTATAATCAGGTCCATCTGGATCTACATTATTTAAATTAGTTAATGTAGTTGCTGCAACAGCTGTAGCATTTAAGCAGGCTTGTGTTTGACCAGAGATATCAACAGCGCCAATGCTTAGTATTGGCACATTATAAAAATAACCTCTATTAAAATTTTCAGAATTTAATCCAGTGTTATCAAATGCATGAAAAGTAAATGTGCCAGATACTGTTCTCTCAATTAAATTGAACTCTGTAATGGTAATATTACCTTCTGAAGGATAAATTTGTACACTTGGATGTGGCACACTATTAGTTGAAAATACTGTTCCTAATTGGTTTTCATAAATTGCAGAAGACACTGTATTACCAAGAGCGTAAGAACCTTCAGTCGTGTTAGTAGCTTTTAAATTAATAGTTTCTAAATTTCTAATTCCAGTTACGGTTAAATAACCTTGATCATCAACATTAGCCCTATAATTTGTAGCTTCCCATAACTCGTCTCCATTATAACCAATAAATGCAGGCGTGTTAAATACAAGCTCCTCTCCACAAGAGGTAAGAGTTAATAAGACAGTTAATAAGATGATTATTCTTTTCATACTAATACATTTAACGACATCAAAAATAGAATAAATTAATTTTATTTGATAGAATTACTTTAAAAACTTGAAAATTAAAAAATTATAGTATCTTTGCAGACTTATTAATAATCGAGGTCGTGAACCTCACAAATTAATTATTTATGCCAGTAAAAATTAGATTACAAAGACACGGTAAAAAAGGGAAACCTTACTACTGGATCGTAGCAGCAGATGCTAGAGCAAAAAGAGACGGTAAATACCTAGAAAAATTAGGCGCTTACAATCCAAACACTAACCCAGCAACTATCGAATTAAACATTGATGGAGCTGTACAATGGTTACAGAATGGTGCACAACCAACTGACACAGCAAAAGCAATTTTATCTTACAAAGGTGCTATGCTTAAAAATCATTTAGCAGGAGGCGTTAGAAAAGGTGCTTTAACTGAAGAACAAGCTGAAGCTAAATTTAATGCTTGGGTTGAAGAAAAAGCAAGTAAAGTAGAAGCTAAAAAAGACGGTTTATCTAAAGCTGAAGCTGAAGCTAAAGCTAAAGCTCTTGAAGCAGAAAAAGCAGCTAACGAAGCACGTATTGCTGCAGCAGCTCCTGTAGAGGAAGAAGTTGAGGAAACACCTGAAACAGTAGTTGAAGGAGATCCTTCTGAAGAAGTTGAAGCTTTAGAAGCTGCAAAAGAAGAAGAATAAAAAATATTTTTTTATACTTTTAAACTCCGATAAGCACTTATCGGAGTTTTTTATGCAAAAAACTTACTATGGATATTAAAGATTGCTTTTTTTTAGGGAAAATTGTAAAAAAATATAGTTTTAAAGGTGAGTTACTTATAAAACTGGATACAGACGAACCTGAATTATACGAAAACTTAGAATCAATACTCGTTAATTTAAGAGGGACTCTGGTTCCATTTTTTATTGAAAGTGCACAGCTTCATAAATCTGAATTGCTTCGTGTGAAATTTGAGGATGTAGATACAGAAGCAGATGCTGATGCGCTAATTAAAAGTGAAACCTATCTACCTTTAAGCTTTTTACCAGAATTAGATGAGGATAAATTTTATTTTCATGAAATTATTGGTTTTAAAGTAGAAGACAAAAACTTTGGTACAGTTGGAATTATAAAAGGGGTGAATGATAGTACTGCTCAATCTTTATTTGAAATAGACAGAGATGGTATTGAAATATTAATACCCATGAATGACGAGTTTATCACTAAAGTCGATAAACCTAATAAAACCATTTTTGTAGACACGCCAGAAGGGTTGATTGATTTGTATTTAGAAAATGAATAAACCTTTTAAATTCAAACAATTTACAGTCCAACAAAATCAATGTGCTATGAAAATTGGCACAGACAGTGTCCTTCTTGGTGCTTGGACACCTATGGACACAAATCCATTTTCAATATTAGACATTGGTGCTGGAACAGGTATTTTATCCTTAATGTTAGCACAACGTAGTAATGCGCAACTTATCGATGCAATAGAAGTAGATGATTTAGCATACGAGCAATGTGTGGATAATTTTGAAGCCTCTCCATGGAGTGACCGTTTATTTTGTTATCATGCAAGCTTAGAAGAGTTTACAGATGAAATTGAAGATAAATACGACCTTATTATATCTAATCCACCGTTTTATTCTGAAGATTATAAAACAGAAAGTGAACAACGCGATTTAGCACGATTTACTGATGCATTACCCTTTGACCATTTATTAAACAGTGTCTCGCAATTACTTTCAGAAGATGGTGTATTTTCTGTAATTATTCCCTTTAAAGAAGAGGATGCTTTTATTGCGCTAGCTTCAAAATTTAAATTGTTCCCTAATAGCCTTTTACATGTTAAAGGCTCATCGGAATCAGAAATTAAACGAAGTTTAATAAGCTTTTCTTTCAGCGAAAGCGAAATAAAAAAAGAAACACTTATTATAGAAACTTCAAGACACCAATACACCAACGACTACATTAATCTGACTAAAGAATTTTATCTTAAAATGTAAGATAAAATTGTGTTCTGCAAACGATTTCGTTACTTTTGTTTTTCAATTAAAACAAGACTATGAAACCAGATTTATTTGAAGCTCCGGATTATTACAACTTAGACGAATTATTTACCGAAGAGCATAAATTAGTACGCGATGCTGCAAGAGAATGGGTAAAACGTGATGTCTCACCTATTATCGAAGAAGCTGCTCAAAAAGCAGAATTCCCTAAATCAATTATTGGTGGATTAGCAGAAATCGGTGCTTTTGGACCTTATATTCCTGTTGAGTATGGTGGTGCAGGATTAGACCAAATAGCTTACGGATTAATTATGCAGGAGATAGAGCGTGGTGATTCTGGTGTACGTAGTACAGCGTCTGTGCAATCGTCTTTAGTGATGTATCCAATTTGGAAATACGGAAACGAGGAACAACGCCAAAAATATTTGCCAAAATTAGCTAGTGGAGAATGGATTGGTAGTTTTGGTTTAACAGAGCCTGATCATGGAAGTAATCCTGGTGGAATGACAACCAATTTTAAAGATATGGGAGACCATTATCTGTTAAACGGAGCAAAAATGTGGATATCCAATTCGCCATTTTGCAACGTAGCAGTCGTTTGGGCTAAAAACGAAGAAGGTCGTATACATGGTTTAATTGTAGAACGTGGTATGGAAGGCTTTACAACGCCAGAAACACATAACAAATGGTCGCTTCGTGCATCTGCAACTGGAGAACTTATTTTTGATAACGTTAAAGTCCCAAAAGAAAACTTATTACCAAATAAATCTGGTCTTGGCGCACCTTTAGGTTGTTTAGATTCTGCTAGATTTGGAATTGCTTGGGGAGCAATTGGAGCTGCAATGGATTGTTATGATACTGCCCTACGTTACAGTAAAGAGCGTATTCAATTTGGGAAGCCTATTGGTCAATTTCAGTTGCAACAAAAAAAATTAGCTGAGATGATTACGGAAATTACCAAAGCACAATTATTAGCTTGGCGATTAGGTGTGATGCGTGAAAATGGTACAGCTACCTCAGCACAAATCTCTATGGCGAAACGTAATAATGTCGATATGGCTTTAACTATTGCACGAGATGCTAGACAAATGTTAGGTGGAATGGGAATTAGTGGAGAATACAGTATTATGCGACATATGATGAATCTTGAAAGTGTAGTCACCTATGAAGGGACTCATGACATCCATTTATTAATTACTGGTCTTGATGTTACTGGTTTAAACGCTTTTAAATAGATTACTAAGCGACACTTGGAGCACACTCAAATGAAAAATATATTAAAAATGCTTCTCTAATCGAGAAGCATTTTTTTGTTCTGTCCATTAGTTGTAAATTTAGTTTATGAAAAAGAACATTTACCTTAAGCTTATTGTAATTGTATTATTAACTATTGGTTGTAGTTCTAATTCCAGTAGCTTATCCAACTCGATGTCTCAAACTCAAGACAATCCAATAGATGACACTCCTACAGATAATCCACAGCATTTTAAAATATTGTCTTTAGGTGATAGTTATACTATTGGTCAAAGTGTTTGTGAGACGTGTCGTTTTCCGGAGCAATTAAAAGATAGTTTATCTACTGTCTTTAATAATGATACCTTTTCATTAAAAATTGTTGCTCAAACAGGTTGGACCACTACAAATCTAAAAAATGCTATAGCTAATACTGTTTTAATTGAAGATTATGAACTAGTTACTTTGCTAATTGGAGTTAATAACCAATTTCAAAGTAGACCATTTTCGTTATACGAAACTGAGTTTCCGGAACTTGTTAACATCGCTATTACACAAGCCAAAGGTGAAAAAAACAGAGTAATTGTGGTTTCGATACCAGATTATGCTTACACACCATTTGGTGGTGGTAACACCTATATTTCTCAAGGCATAGATACTTATAACGCTTTCGCGGAAAGCTATTGCGCATCCAACGATATTACTTTTGTGAATATTACAGACATTACTAGACAAGGCTTAGAAGATCCAGAACTAGTGGCATCTGATGGTTTACATCCTTCTACAAAAGCGTATAGTAAATTTGTAGAACGCATTTTACCATTTGCTATAGAACAACTAAATTAGTTACATGTTTTCAGGGAGAAAAAAATTAGATCGTGCTTATAAAAACGCTAAAGTTGTACCATTTGATGACAACTCTAAGTTTATTTTTTTTAGCGATTGTCATCGTGGTGATAATAGTTTTGCTGACGATTTTTCTAATAACCGAAACATCTACTACCATGCTTTAAAACATTATTATGTTGAAGGTTTTAGCTACGCAGAATTAGGTGATGGTGACGAGCTTTGGGAAAACATCTCTTTCAAATCTATATTAGAAGCACATAAAAATGTTTATGAACTGATGAGCTTGTTTCATAAAAAAGAGCGTTTACACATGATTTGGGGAAACCATGATATGGTCTATAGACATCCAGACTATGTTAAGAAAAATCTATCAACCTATTTTGATCCAAAGGTTGGTGAAGAAGTCGAGCTTTTTGGTGACATTAAATACAACGAAGCCATAATATTAAAACATAAAGACACTCAGCAAGAACTATTTTTAACGCATGGTCATCAAGCCGATTGGTGGAATTACACCTTCTGGAAATGGAGTCGGTTTATGGTTAGAATACTTTGGAAACCATTAAATGTTATGGGTATTGCAGACCCAACCAGTCCTGCAAAAAACTATAAGGAATTAATAAAAGTAGAACGCAGAACGAAAAAATGGATTATTGAAAACAACAATTTAATTACCATCATTGGTCACACACATAGACCGCGTTTTCCGGAACCTGGAGATATTGCTTTTTTTAATGATGGTAGTTGTGTCCATCCTAGAAGTATTACAGGTTTAGAATTAGAAAATGGAGCCTTATCACTTATAAAATGGCAGATAGCCACAAAAGAAGATGGTACTTTGCAGATTGTAAGAATGTTATTAGAAGGACCTAGACGGTTAGTTGATTATAAGACTGAGTAAACTCTACTCTTTAAGTAAAATATTTTTAGGATACATAGCTCTGATTATTTTTAAAGCCTCTTCATCTAACTCACTATACTCTTTATTAAAAACTTCTAAAGCATATTTTTTTCTTAGTTGATCAATCGTTTTAGTTATCTCATCTTCAACTTCAACAAAAATTTGGTAAGCTGTATCTAATTTGTAGTGTATATATACGACACTACTAAATTTGTTGTCTTCAAAATACTTAGATAAGTGGAGGTTTAAATCTTTGAAGTCTATTAATTTCTCATCAATAAATATTTCATTTTTGTTATTAATTAAGATGACCAAAGAATTATTTGACTTAATATCTTCACTAAAATTACCAGGTTCTGGCAATTTACTTTTTATTCCTAAATCCGTATTGAATGTATCAAACAACATAAATACGCTTAGTTTATACAAGGTCAACTCAAAATCTTCTTTATCTAAGAGTTCTAAAATCTGATTAGCAGTTTTTGAAGCATCAATAATTAATTCATAATCATTCTGTGATACTACTTTCTCAAGTCTCTTAAACTTTTTATAACCAAAACTTAAAGAATCGTCCAAAAACTCTCTATCACATTTAGTAATCTTAGATGTATCTGGTTGGTTAATATCTCTTACGTAAGTAACAAAAGATTGAGAAGGCATTTTTAACGATGCATTCTTAGCTAAAGATTCTAGAAAACCAATATAACCTTGACCACTAGAATCTTGCAATATATCCTCTTCAATTAATAACTGTTCAAATATTGAAATACTATTTTGTAACTCTACGCCTCCATCTTCAAATGCATCATATATGCAATGCATCATTTTTACTTCATATCTTTCTTCTTGACCATAGCTAAATAAACTAATACAATGAAAAAAAATAATTAAAATACAGTTTTTGAGTAGCATATTATTCTGTTGAAAAATCACTTAATAGATTAATTTTAAGACTCTGGCGCTAACTCCACAATCAAACCTTCCATGTCTGGCGTCATTTGAATTTGACAACCTAAACGTGAATTGTCTTTAACATAAAACGCTTCGCTAAGCATAGCTTCTTCGTCATCTTGCATCTCTGGGAGTTGGGTATCACTTAACACATAACATTGACAACTTGCACACATCGCCATACCACCACAAACACCAATAGTACCCTCTGGAGCTAGCTCGTAACTACGGACAACTTCCATTAGGTTCATTGCCATATCTGTAGGAGCCTGAATCTCATGAGTTACACCTTCTCTATCTGTGATTGTAATATTAATGTCTTGTTCCATAGAAAAAAGTAATTAGGAGTTAGGTGCTAGTAGTTAGTTTTTTATCGATTTAATTAAGCCATGAAGCATTTTTGAAATTTCATTTGTATTTTCAATAAGTAGTATTGCTTCTTCTTTATTTAAAAAATTTAGTCTAATAGATAAATATAACATTGATCTAACTTCACTATTTGATGCTAATGAAAAATACAAAAACCTAGAAAAATCTACATTGGAATTTCTATCAAATCCTTCAGCAATATTATTTGATATTGAGACTGCAGCTCTTTTAATTTGATCTCTGAAGGAAAAATCTTTATTATCTTGAAATAATTTATAAATAGTAACTGCTAGATCTTGTGACTTTTGCCAAACCAATAAATCCTCAAATTTTTGTACTGCCATTTTTACTTACTACTTGGTACTAACTACTCAATACTCTTTACCACTGCTTTAGGAGCTTCTTTACGTGTGCCATCAAATCCATCTATACCACTAACCGTTGTGTACTTTAATACATAACGCTTCCCTGGATTAATAATTTGATAAGCAGCTTGACACATTAATGTTGCCTCATGAAAACCACAAAGTATTAGTTTTAATTTTCCTGGATACGTGTTAACATCTCCAATTGCGAAAATACCAGGAATATTAGTTTGGTAATCTAATGCATTATTAACTTTTATAGCATTTTTTTCAATGTCTAATCCCCAATTTGCTATAGGTCCTAATTTTGGTGATAAACCAAACAAAGGAATAAAATGGTCGCATTCTATCTCAAACTCTTTTTCTATATGCTCAGCTTGTTTAACCACAACGCCAGACACTTTTTCGTCACCTAAAATCCCAACAACTTCTGCTGGTGTGACCAAGTTAATTTTACCCTTATTTTTAAGTTCTTGTACTTTCTCTACAGAGTCTAAATGCCCTCTAAACTCATTACGTCTATGTATTAACGTTACTTCTGATGCGACATCACTTAAAAAAATACTCCAATCTAAAGCAGAGTCTCCTCCTCCTGCGATGACTACTTTTTTATTTCGATAAATTTCTGGGTCTTTGATAATATACTCGACACCATTATCTTCAAAATCTGAAATATTATGTATAAGAGGTTTTCTAGGCTCAAAACTACCCAAACCACCTGCAATAGCTACTACAGGAGCATGATGTTTTGTGCCTTTATTTGTGGTAACAATAAACGTTCCATCTTCCTGTTTATCAATAGTTTCGGCACGTTCACCCAATGTAAAACCAGGTTCAAACTGTTTACATTGTTCTAATAATTTATCGGTTAAATCACCTGCTAAAATCTCTGGATAAGCTGGTATATCATAAATAGGTTTTTTAGGATAAATCTCTGAACATTGTCCACCAGGTTGAGGAAGTGCATCTATTAAGTGACACTTTAATTTTAATAAACCCGCTTCAAACACAGTAAAAAGACCAGTTGGTCCAGCACCAATAATAAGTATATCTGTTTTAATCATGAATTTTTAATTTCAGGAAGTAAAAGTAACGTCAAAACCATTGATTAATTATGACAAAAGTCAGTTTAAGCTTCAACATTAATAACTTGTTCTATTTGAGGCGCATATTTTTTTATAGTCATTTCTACACCAGACTTTAAAGTCATTTGGTTAACACTACAACCTACGCAAGCACCTTCTAATTGTACTTTGACTAACTTATCATCTTCAATAGATAACAATGAAATATCACCACCATCACTTTGCAAAAATGGACGAATTTCCTCTAGTGCTTTCTCTACGTTTAATCTTAGTTCTTCTGTTGTCATTTATTTTTTATTAACTGCAGAACATCCTGCCATAGTGGTTATTTTTATTGCTTCAGTTGCTGGAAGATTATCATTTCTATCCACTACTTGTTGCACCACATTTTGAGTTATAGTTTCAAATGCTTTTTCTAAAGGAGTTGCAGTTTGCATAGCTGCTGGACGACCAACG is a window of Olleya sp. YS DNA encoding:
- the rimM gene encoding ribosome maturation factor RimM (Essential for efficient processing of 16S rRNA); amino-acid sequence: MDIKDCFFLGKIVKKYSFKGELLIKLDTDEPELYENLESILVNLRGTLVPFFIESAQLHKSELLRVKFEDVDTEADADALIKSETYLPLSFLPELDEDKFYFHEIIGFKVEDKNFGTVGIIKGVNDSTAQSLFEIDRDGIEILIPMNDEFITKVDKPNKTIFVDTPEGLIDLYLENE
- a CDS encoding DUF6252 family protein translates to MKRIIILLTVLLTLTSCGEELVFNTPAFIGYNGDELWEATNYRANVDDQGYLTVTGIRNLETINLKATNTTEGSYALGNTVSSAIYENQLGTVFSTNSVPHPSVQIYPSEGNITITEFNLIERTVSGTFTFHAFDNTGLNSENFNRGYFYNVPILSIGAVDISGQTQACLNATAVAATTLTNLNNVDPDGPDYTGFCEAYKTALQVKKQACGDEDGSIQTIIDSLGDCSN
- a CDS encoding 30S ribosomal protein S16; the encoded protein is MPVKIRLQRHGKKGKPYYWIVAADARAKRDGKYLEKLGAYNPNTNPATIELNIDGAVQWLQNGAQPTDTAKAILSYKGAMLKNHLAGGVRKGALTEEQAEAKFNAWVEEKASKVEAKKDGLSKAEAEAKAKALEAEKAANEARIAAAAPVEEEVEETPETVVEGDPSEEVEALEAAKEEE
- the dnaE gene encoding DNA polymerase III subunit alpha produces the protein MYLIFDTETTGLPKRWDAPITDVDNWPRCIQIAWQLHDEMGNCIESQDYLVQPDGFNIPYDAEKIHGISTELAQEQGVPLLDVLEKFNIALSKTKFVVGQNVKFDLNIMGAEFVRMDIANQLQELPVLDTCTEHTAELCKIPGGRYGKFKLPTLTELHQFLFNKPFAEAHNATADVEATTRCFLELIRRKEFTKEELDVQPDYFERFNRENPQPIQLIGLKHINLKKESAKINARLQKEEASDISSETIKENVQELKSANFVHLHNHSQFSVLQSTMSVADLVAEAASHNMEAVALTDHANMMGAFHFVNAVNKHNKSVEAKIAEAEEKGETTTVKKIKPIIGCEFFVCEDHLDKTRKDNGYQIVLLAKNKNGYHNLAKLSSHAFVDGFYYLPRIDKKLIEQYKDDLICLTGNLYGEVPSKILNVGENQAEEALLWWKELFQDDLYIELMRHNQEDENRINPTLIKFSEQHNIKLVATNNTYYAKQEDANAHDILLCVKDGEKQATPIGRGRGYRYGLPNQDYYFKSQEEMKALFKDVPEAISNIQDVVDKIEGYQLAREVLLPAFDIPEEFKHEEDEKDCGKRGENAFLRHLTYEGAKKRYGEDLTDEIKERLDFELEVIENTGYPGYFLIVEDFIREARNMDVSVGPGRGSAAGSVVAYCLWITNIDPLKYNLLFERFLNPDRISMPDIDIDFDDEGRSRVMDYVIEKYGSNQVAQIITYGTMAAKSSIRDTARVLDLPLFDADRIAKLIPTMSKLGKIFGLSEKELGQKFRAEDLEKVNQLLNISEGDDLEAETVNLARTLEGSVRNTGIHACGVIITPDDITKFVPVATAKDSDLYVTQFDNSVVEDAGLLKMDFLGLKTLTLIKDTVKIVKAKHDIQLDPENFPLDDAKTFELFQRGETVGVFQYESPGMQKHLKDLKPTVFDDLIAMNALYRPGPMEYIPSFVRRKHGDEDIEYDLPAMEEYLKETYGITVYQEQVMLLSQKLADFTKGEADVLRKAMGKKQIAVLDKMKPKFIEQASAKGHDAKKLEKIWKDWEAFASYAFNKSHSTCYAWIAYQTAYLKAHYPAEYMAAVLSNNMNDIKQVTFFMEECKRMKLSVLGPDVNESFYKFSVNKDNAVRFGMGAIKGVGHGAVMTIVENRKKDGPYTSIFDLAKRIDLRAANKKAFENLALAGGFDELGDTHRAQYFFKDGSDLTFLEKAIKYGAKHQENENSAQVSLFGGESEVQIEEPIIPECETWGTMEKLAKEREVVGVYISGHPLDDFRTEMKTFCNASLALFNDLETYVNRELTFGGVVTDVQHRVSKQGKGWALFTVEDYTDTFEFRIFGEEYLKFRHFLLKNNFVYVKAFIREGWVNRDTGKKSEPRLQFNNFQLLHDVMETYAKKLSIQLNIKELETGKIQKLKELIQMHPGNQSLNFVIYDNRDQIKLTMPSRKQKVKVSQELLNELESEQVYFKLN
- a CDS encoding PA2169 family four-helix-bundle protein produces the protein MIKDIMKYTEEISKKLNELLIKNYDAEKGYLNAVDNVDNDRLKMFFKRRASERSEFAKELRTEILQYGQIPEDSGSFKGAMHRNWMTLKSTFSSNNEEAILEEAIRGEEASLETYDELMKENDLPPTIDSLLMKHRNAIQAAINTEKVHEELVS